A single region of the Raphanus sativus cultivar WK10039 chromosome 1, ASM80110v3, whole genome shotgun sequence genome encodes:
- the LOC108854760 gene encoding mini zinc finger protein 3-like: MKKRQVVIKQRKSSYTTTSSTSNVRYVECQKNHAANLGGYAVDGCREFMARGGEGTDDALTCAACGCHRNFHRREVQTEVVCEYSPPN, encoded by the coding sequence atgaagaagaggcaAGTGGTgataaaacagagaaaaagcTCATACACTACGACTTCTTCTACGAGCAACGTCCGTTACGTTGAGTGCCAGAAGAATCACGCCGCTAATCTCGGCGGCTACGCGGTTGACGGTTGCCGTGAGTTTATGGCAAGAGGTGGCGAAGGAACCGATGATGCTTTGACATGCGCTGCTTGTGGCTGTCATCGGAATTTTCATCGGAGGGAAGTTCAAACGGAGGTTGTATGCGAGTATTCTCCTCCTAATTGA
- the LOC108844447 gene encoding putative RING-H2 finger protein ATL50, which yields MKRKLSHVIDNYPEPDDAGTIRVTARIFGQDANSTFTTVAFADDFLDEENDECISKEDLNYFLMDAEIEQDVIFDALADLDDYVYEVTCPTSTEYSPGSLLKVRLDLVPDYLEVDDDDADAEIEEAAQVSFDDTSNIRFRPASKLVVKSLPRKIYNKKTEEEKRKNKKMICLEECSICLQEFTNGGKVVTLSCGHEFDDECIVKWFETGHVCPLCRLELPCDDEI from the coding sequence ATGAAACGCAAACTATCCCACGTAATCGATAACTACCCTGAACCAGACGATGCGGGCACAATCAGAGTCACGGCAAGGATCTTTGGCCAAGATGCTAACTCGACGTTCACGACTGTGGCGTTTGCCGACGACTTCCTAGATGAGGAGAACGACGAGTGTATAAGCAAAGAAGACTTGAACTACTTCTTGATGGATGCCGAAATCGAGCAAGATGTTATCTTTGATGCGCTAGCAGACCTAGATGACTATGTTTATGAGGTAACTTGCCCCACAAGTACTGAGTATTCTCCTGGGTCTCTTTTGAAAGTTCGGTTGGATCTTGTTCCTGATTATCTCGAAGTTGATGACGATGACGCTGACGCTGAGATTGAAGAAGCTGCTCAAGTCTCGTTTGATGATACCAGCAATATCCGGTTTCGACCAGCTAGCAAGCTCGTGGTCAAGTCGCTACCTAGGAAAATATACAACAAGAAGACTGAagaggaaaagagaaagaacaagaagatgatTTGCTTAGAAGAGTGCAGCATTTGTTTGCAAGAGTTTACCAATGGAGGAAAAGTTGTGACTTTATCTTGTGGACATGAGTTTGACGATGAGTGTATCGTAAAGTGGTTTGAGACTGGTCATGTTTGTCCATTGTGTCGTCTCGAGTTACCGTGTGATGATGAAATATAG
- the LOC108822323 gene encoding NAP1-related protein 2 isoform X1 → MVADKSKKAKIEEENVEQIDEELVLSIEKLQEIQDDLEKINEKASDEVLEVEQKYNVIRKPVYDKRNEIIKAIPDFWLTAFLSHPALGELLTEEDQKVFKYLSSLDVEDAKDVKSGYSITFHFNPNPYFEDEKLIKTFTFLEEGSTKITATPIRWKEGKGLPNGVSQEKNGNKRALPEESFFTWFSDAQHKEDLDVEINDEQVADVIKEDLWPNPLTYFNNEADEEDFDDGDDEDDDDDEGKEGDSDEDDDEEDKDGEE, encoded by the exons ATGGTGGCGGACAAGAGCAAGAAGGCGAAAATTGAAGAGGAAAACGTCGAGCAGATCGATGAAGAGCTTGTCCTCTCGATCGAGAAGCTTCAGGAGATCCAAGACGACCTCGAGAAG ATAAACGAAAAGGCTAGCGATGAAGTCTTGGAAGTGGAACAGAAGTACAACGTGATAAGGAAGCCTGTTTATGACAAGCGTAACGAGATCATCAAAGCCATCCCTGATTTTTGGCTCACTGCT TTCTTGAGCCACCCTGCTTTAGGTGAGCTTTTGACAGAAGAAGACCAAAAG GTTTTCAAATATCTTAGCTCTCTGGATGTTGAGGATGCTAAAGATGTGAAGTCTGGATACTCCATCACCTTT CACTTCAATCCCAACCCCTACTTTGAGGATGAGAAACTCATCAAGACTTTTACCTTCCTCGAAGAAGGGAGCACCAAAATCACAGCCACACCTATCAGGTGGAAAGAGGGCAAG GGCTTGCCAAATGGAGTGAGTCAGGAGAAGAACGGAAACAAACGTGCATTACCTGAAGAGAG TTTCTTTACCTGGTTTAGCGATGCTCAACACAAGGAGGACCTTGATGTAGAGATTAACGACGAG CAGGTTGCGGATGTCATCAAGGAAGATCTATGGCCCAACCCTCTCACCTACTTCAACAAT GAGGCTGATGAAGAGGATtttgatgatggtgatgatgaggatgatgatgatgatgag GGGAAAGAAGGTGACtctgatgaagatgatgacgaAGAAGACAAAGATGGTGAGGAATGA
- the LOC108822323 gene encoding NAP1-related protein 2 isoform X2, translating to MVADKSKKAKIEEENVEQIDEELVLSIEKLQEIQDDLEKINEKASDEVLEVEQKYNVIRKPVYDKRNEIIKAIPDFWLTAFLSHPALGELLTEEDQKVFKYLSSLDVEDAKDVKSGYSITFHFNPNPYFEDEKLIKTFTFLEEGSTKITATPIRWKEGKGLPNGVSQEKNGNKRALPEESFFTWFSDAQHKEDLDVEINDEVADVIKEDLWPNPLTYFNNEADEEDFDDGDDEDDDDDEGKEGDSDEDDDEEDKDGEE from the exons ATGGTGGCGGACAAGAGCAAGAAGGCGAAAATTGAAGAGGAAAACGTCGAGCAGATCGATGAAGAGCTTGTCCTCTCGATCGAGAAGCTTCAGGAGATCCAAGACGACCTCGAGAAG ATAAACGAAAAGGCTAGCGATGAAGTCTTGGAAGTGGAACAGAAGTACAACGTGATAAGGAAGCCTGTTTATGACAAGCGTAACGAGATCATCAAAGCCATCCCTGATTTTTGGCTCACTGCT TTCTTGAGCCACCCTGCTTTAGGTGAGCTTTTGACAGAAGAAGACCAAAAG GTTTTCAAATATCTTAGCTCTCTGGATGTTGAGGATGCTAAAGATGTGAAGTCTGGATACTCCATCACCTTT CACTTCAATCCCAACCCCTACTTTGAGGATGAGAAACTCATCAAGACTTTTACCTTCCTCGAAGAAGGGAGCACCAAAATCACAGCCACACCTATCAGGTGGAAAGAGGGCAAG GGCTTGCCAAATGGAGTGAGTCAGGAGAAGAACGGAAACAAACGTGCATTACCTGAAGAGAG TTTCTTTACCTGGTTTAGCGATGCTCAACACAAGGAGGACCTTGATGTAGAGATTAACGACGAG GTTGCGGATGTCATCAAGGAAGATCTATGGCCCAACCCTCTCACCTACTTCAACAAT GAGGCTGATGAAGAGGATtttgatgatggtgatgatgaggatgatgatgatgatgag GGGAAAGAAGGTGACtctgatgaagatgatgacgaAGAAGACAAAGATGGTGAGGAATGA